The following are encoded in a window of Ogataea parapolymorpha DL-1 chromosome VII, whole genome shotgun sequence genomic DNA:
- a CDS encoding Homocitrate synthase, mitochondrial — protein sequence MTQTNPYGPNPSDYLSNVSKFQIIDSTLREGEQFANAFFTLDMKLKIAKALDEFGVDYIELTSPVASEQAREEVEAICKLGLKTSKILTHIRCHMHDAKVAVETGVDGVNIFIGTSSFLRQHSHGKDMSYITKSAIEVIEFVKSKGVEVRFSTEDSFRSDIVDLLNIYSTVDKLGVNRIGIADTVGGANPRQVYELIRTIKSVVSCDIETHFHNDTGCAIANAYTALEAGAKYIDTCVLGIGERNGIVPLGGFMARMIVADPDYVKSKYQLKKIRDLENLVADIVQVNIPFNNPITGFCAFTHKAGIHAKAILANPSTYEILNPEDFGLSRYIHFANRLTGWNAIKSRVEQLNLKLSDDQIKEVTTKIKLMGDVRPLNIEDVDSIIRDYHADVSEEQANKRQRTN from the coding sequence ATGACACAAACTAACCCGTACGGACCCAATCCTAGCGATTATCTTTCGAATGTGTCCAAATTTCAGATCATCGATAGCACCCTGAGAGAGGGAGAGCAGTTTGCAAACGCATTTTTCACCCTAGACATGAAATTAAAGATCGCCAAAGCACTTGACGAGTTTGGTGTGGATTACATCGAGCTGACGTCGCCTGTGGCGTCCGAGCAGGCGCGCGAGGAGGTTGAGGCCATCTGCAAGCTCGGATTGAAGACATCCAAGATTCTCACGCACATCAGATGCCACATGCACGACGCAAAAGTGGCCGTGGAGACCGGGGTGGACGGAGTGAATATCTTCATTGGAACttcgagctttttgagacaGCATTCCCACGGTAAGGACATGTCGTACATCACCAAGTCCGCGATTGAGGTGATTGAGTTTGTCAAGTCCAAAGGTGTTGAGGTGCGGTTCAGTACCGAAGATTCGTTTAGATCTGACATTGTGGATCTGCTCAATATTTACAGCACGGTCGACAAGCTCGGCGTGAATAGAATCGGAATTGCCGACACTGTTGGCGGTGCCAATCCTAGACAGGTTTACGAGCTTATTAGAACGATCAAGTCGGTTGTTTCTTGCGATATTGAGACCCATTTCCACAACGACACCGGTTGCGCCATCGCCAACGCTTACACCGCTCTCGAGGCTGGAGCCAAGTATATCGACACATGTGTGCTGGGTATTGGAGAGAGAAACGGAATTGTGCCGCTAGGTGGATTTATGGCCAGAATGATCGTTGCCGACCCAGACTACGTCAAGTCCAAGTAtcagctgaaaaaaattagagaCCTTGAAAACTTGGTGGCAGATATTGTGCAGGTGAATATTCCATTCAACAATCCTATTACCGGTTTCTGCGCATTCACCCACAAGGCCGGTATCCACGCCAAGGCCATTTTGGCCAATCCATCCACCTATGAGATCTTAAACCCTGAAGATTTCGGCCTCTCGAGATACATCCACTTCGCCAACAGGCTGACCGGATGGAACGCGATCAAGAGCCGTGTGGAACAGCTGAACCTGAAACTGTCGGACGACCAGATTAAAGAGGTCACCACCAAGATCAAGCTCATGGGAGACGTGAGGCCGCTCAACATTGAGGACGTGGATTCCATTATCAGGGACTACCACGCGGACGTGAGCGAGGAGCAGGCGAACAAGAGACAGAGAACGAATTAG
- a CDS encoding Aprataxin-like protein produces MSFKYEFAKYIKNPGSCPGLLFHDDNALIIKDLYPKSLVHYLVIPIEKTLERPQEAFADDEFRKKMEKYIDKAREMVVSNWPQHYAVPGGEISDYIQVCCHSIPSMANLHIHVMTKDLCSERVKNKKHYNSFATQFAIRWDEFPLAADDPRWKEEYCKTLLKQDLVHGGINYGSSFKRLREELDRKRARIVYGKKRRSSH; encoded by the coding sequence ATGTCGTTCAAGTACGAGTTTGCCAAATACATCAAGAACCCGGGCTCGTGTCCGGGGCTGCTCTTTCACGATGACAACGCACTTATCATCAAAGACTTGTATCCCAAGAGTCTGGTTCACTATCTCGTGATTCCAATAGAGAAGACTCTCGAGAGACCTCAGGAGGCCTTTgcagacgacgagttccGGAAAAAAATGGAGAAATACATCGACAAGGCGCGCGAGATGGTGGTATCCAACTGGCCACAGCATTATGCCGTCCCTGGTGGTGAAATTTCAGACTATATCCAGGTGTGCTGCCATTCTATCCCGTCAATGGCTAATTTGCACATCCATGTGATGACCAAGGACCTGTGCAGCGAGCGggtgaaaaacaaaaaacacTACAACAGCTTTGCAACGCAATTTGCGATCCGATGGGACGAGTTCCCGCTGGCAGCAGACGACCCGCGCTGGAAGGAGGAGTATTGCAAGacgctgctcaaacaggacCTGGTGCACGGAGGAATAAACTACggcagctctttcaaacGGCTGCGTGAGGAATTGGACCGCAAACGGGCCCGCATCGTCTACGGGAAAAAACGCAGGTCGTCGCACTAG
- a CDS encoding Anaphase-promoting complex subunit 11, whose product MQIKLNSCYAIYSWHWDIPEDEVCVIGECQHAFHMHCIWKWLETETAKGLCPMCRQPFTMDKDKDVNKGVNLPETSRFATATNEEFLADMLEPQTTDAMSVQDLSGGD is encoded by the exons ATGCAAATAAAACTCAATAGCTGCTACGCAATCTATTCGTGGCATTGGGATATTcccgaggacgaggtgTGTG TCATTGGAGAATGTCAGCATGCTTTCCACATGCATTGCATCTGGAAGTGGTTGGAGACAGAGACCGCCAAAGGACTGTGTCCAATGTGCAGACAGCCGTTCACCAtggacaaggacaaggacGTCAATAAGGGCGTCAATTTGCCGGAAACCAGCCGGTTTGCCACAGCAACAAACGAAGAATTCCTCGCAGATATGCTGGAACCGCAGACCACAGACGCGATGTCTGTTCAGGATCTTTCTGGAGGAGACTAG
- a CDS encoding putative low-temperature viability protein codes for MSKKWIDKKTAQSYALLHRAHEDPLYYNEEAGERVLVPIEKRKRNARERLETKQDLQKELDLKIAQGDIRKNEGEAALYGITYDDSQYDYMQHLKPIGEDKTGIFIAREDKPKKVELPTELLPSKETVKYDYQRQQNIQDDIAGFKPDMNPDLREVLEALEDEAYIDPDQDEDNVDVFGTLLGGKPEVVKDSEYEEYDEWDMDNYEDEYGDYDSNDEGGNFDWEKDFSRFKKEQSRSKVANDWDSEDEFDDEDEDEDEVGSLPDLGATAMKSKSSKKKERRRKGAKTDTSSYSMSSSALCRTEQMTIIDDKFDVMKERYEQEEEEEYEPFAFENERQDLAALVDDFLDNYTLEKGGRKIVKKDRELEKIQRAADSVSRSKLALRRKKASNGGDVSTFKGLADDMKKLRM; via the coding sequence ATGTCTAAGAAGTGGATAGATAAAAAGACGGCGCAGAGCTATGCGCTCTTGCACCGTGCGCACGAGGATCCGCTTTACTACAACGAAGAGGCCGGGGAACGTGTGCTTGTGCCGATtgagaagagaaagagaaatGCCCGAGAGCGACTGGAGACGAAGCAGGAcctccaaaaagagctggatttgaaaATTGCCCAGGGAGACATCAGAAAAAATGAGGGAGAAGCAGCCCTGTATGGAATCACATACGATGACTCTCAGTACGATTATATGCAGCATCTGAAGCCTATCGGTGAGGACAAAACGGGTATATTCATAGCTAGAGAGGACAAACCAAAGAAGGTGGAGCTGCCCACGGAGCTTCTGCCGTCCAAAGAGACAGTCAAATATGATTACCAGCGTCAGCAGAACATCCAGGACGATATCGCTGGTTTCAAGCCTGACATGAATCCTGATCTGCGAGAAGTGCTGGAGGCTTTAGAAGACGAGGCGTATATAGATCCCGATCAGGACGAGGATAACgtggacgtttttggcaCGCTCCTGGGTGGAAAGCCTGAAGTTGTGAAGGATTCGGAGTACGAGGAGTATGACGAATGGGATATGGACAATTATGAGGACGAGTACGGCGACTACGACTCCAACGACGAGGGAGGAAACTTCGACTGGGAAAAAGATTTCAGTCGGttcaagaaagagcagAGTCGCAGCAAAGTGGCCAACGATTGGGACAGTGAAGACGAatttgacgacgaagacgaggacgaagacgaagtCGGCAGTCTGCCTGATCTTGGCGCCACAGCAATGAAGAGCAAGAgctcaaagaagaaagaaagaCGTCGTAAAGGTGCCAAGACCGATACCTCGTCGTATTCCATGTCGTCATCTGCTCTGTGCCGGACAGAGCAGATGACCATTATTGATGACAAATTCGACGTGATGAAGGAGCGGTACGAacaggaggaggaagaagagtACGAGCCATTTGCATTTGAGAACGAGCGTCAAGATCTGGCTGCGTTGGTGGACGATTTCCTGGATAATTACACATTGGAAAAGGGTGGCAGGAAGATCGTGAAAAAGGATAGAGAACTCGAGAAAATACAGCGTGCCGCCGACAGTGTGTCTCGGAGCAAGCTTGCTCTTCGCCGCAAGAAGGCAAGCAACGGGGGCGACGTGTCTACGTTCAAAGGTTTGGCTGATGATATGAAGAAGCTGCGTATGTAA
- a CDS encoding 40S ribosomal protein S9-B encodes MPRAPRTHSKTYSVPKRPYESARLDAELKLAGEYGLKNKHEIYRIGFQLSKIRRAARDLLTRDEKDEKRLFEGNALIRRLVRVGILPEDKMKLDYVLSLKIEDFLERRLQTQVFKLGLAKSIHHARVLITQRHIAVGKQIVTIPSFMVRLDSQKHIDFAPTSPYGGGRPGRNKRKSQASAGGDAEEGEEDDE; translated from the exons ATGCCAA GAGCTCCAAGAACCCACTCCAAGACCTACTCGGTCCCAAAGAGACCATACGAGTCCGCCAGATTGGATGCCGAGCTGAAACTCGCCGGTGAATACGGTCTGAAGAACAAGCACGAGATCTACAGAATTGGTTTCCAATTGTCCAAGATCAGAAGAGCTGCCAGAGACTTGCTTACCAGAGACGAGAAGGATGAGAAGAGACTTTTCGAGGGTAACGCCTTGATCAGAAGACTGGTCAGAGTCGGTATCTTGCCAGAAGACAAGATGAAGTTGGATTACGTTCTGTCCCTGAAGATTGAGGACTTCCTTGAGAGAAGACTGCAGACCCAAGTTTTCAAGCTTGGTCTTGCCAAGTCCATTCACCACGCTAGAGTCTTGATCACTCAAAGACACATTGCTGTTGGAAAGCAGATCGTGACCATCCCATCCTTCATGGTCAGACTGGACTCTCAAAAGCACATTGACTTCGctccaacttctccatACGGTGGAGGAAGACCAGGTAGAAACAAGAGAAAGTCTCAGGcttctgctggtggtgATGCCGAGGAGGgagaggaagacgacgagtaA
- a CDS encoding Essential protein possibly involved in secretion gives MARKSRTVAEEIAKELSKPVFKDVDIENEPDSSSEGSDDEVSREHYVQNRSRLRGVELGENYKGKKVSRGDLYDKDEARSEGSESEEAESNDSDILADVTDSEIEEDSEGSEESEESEVSEDDKSDQESGNNDSDASSVADSYKRERISQLLAEEKKQIISRLSATAKSDAIKGYAILSQHRIFDLILDSRIKLQKAIVSANQLPLNTEIYDSLSKKEKKDVDKVQEKVLELLEKTISVRRKLYAKDKIEAPATSTKKRSLASLYEETNEFDSVLEPFKKNVLVKWSAKVQAASGSSALQSGKFQTINQDAYSQVQNNLQDMERLVKRTKLNRRGVTPLGMEKDQEPILFDDDDFYRVLLNDMVDKKISDKAASSAAIVTMSSNRIHKNYDRKATKGRKLKYTVQEPLQQFEVPKRSEWTWNDDQIDEFFASLLGRKIDMGEEAEKVEPEEGEAILKSDLKLFG, from the coding sequence ATGGCTAGAAAGAGTAGGACAGTGGCCGAGGAAATTGCCAAGGAGCTTTCGAAGCCTGTATTCAAGGATGTGGATATTGAAAACGAGCCAGACAGTTCGTCGGAAGGAAGCGATGACGAGGTTTCCCGTGAACACTACGTTCAGAACCGCAGCAGGTTAAGGGGAGTGGAACTGGGCGAGAATTACAAGGGAAAGAAGGTGAGCCGCGGTGATCTGTACGATAAAGATGAGGCGAGAAGTGAGGGCAGTGAGTCTGAGGAGGCAGAGTCCAACGATTCAGATATTCTAGCAGACGTGACTGATAGTGAGATTGAAGAAGACAGCGAGGGAAGCGAAGAAAGCGAGGAAAGCGAGGTGAGCGAGGATGACAAGAGCGACCAGGAAAGCGGAAACAACGATTCAGATGCATCGTCGGTGGCTGATTCATACAAACGAGAGAGGATATcacagctgctggccgaAGAGAAAAAGCAAATAATTTCGAGGCTATCTGCCACCGCCAAGAGCGACGCTATCAAGGGATACGCTATTTTGAGTCAGCATCGAATATTCGATCTGATCTTAGACAGTCGAATAAAATTACAAAAGGCCATTGTGTCTGCCAACCAACTACCACTGAACACAGAAATATACGATTCGCTATccaagaaggaaaagaaagatGTTGATAAAGTGCAGGAAAAGGTGCTTGAGCTTTTAGAGAAGACAATTAGCGTGCGCAGAAAATTATATGCTAAAGACAAAATTGAAGCTCCCgccaccagcaccaaaaAGAGATCACTGGCCTCTCTATACGAAGAGACCAACGAATTCGATTCTGTGTTGGAacctttcaaaaagaaCGTGTTGGTGAAGTGGTCTGCGAAAGTGCAAGCTGCGTCTGGCTCATCTGCTCTTCAGTCCGGCAAATTCCAAACCATCAACCAAGACGCATATTCTCAAGTCCAAAACAATCTTCAGGACATGGAGAGATTGGTGAAGAGAACGAAGCTGAACCGGCGTGGTGTAACTCCATTAGGAATGGAAAAGGACCAAGAGCCAATTTTattcgacgacgacgatttcTACAGAGTCCTGCTGAACGACATGGTGGATAAGAAGATTTCTGACAAAGCGGCCTCGTCTGCTGCGATTGTGACGATGAGCTCGAACAGAATACACAAGAATTACGACCGCAAGGCTACGAAAGGCCGCAAACTGAAATACACTGTGCAGGAACCGTTGCAACAGTTTGAAGTTCCAAAGAGGAGCGAGTGGACATGGAATGATGACCAGATCGATGAGTTCTTCGCATCGTTGCTGGGTAGAAAAATAGACATGGGAgaagaggccgagaaaGTTGAGCCTGAGGAGGGAGAGGCTATACTGAAGTCCGAcctcaagctctttggataa
- a CDS encoding Mitochondrial carrier protein RIM2 produces MNNSIERLEKEIEESVPYFASDETSSVRKEVPELSAQSCEVKPWVHFVAGGLGGMCGAVFTSPFDVVKTRLQSSVYRDAYKSGLRNGGMLSGAALHFKETLMILRNVYTVEGPRALFKGLGPNLVGVIPARSINFFTYGYSKDLIKNSVAFKGEESSLVHLLAGISAGFVTSTATNPIWLVKTRLQLDRATTKTYKNSFDCLVKIVKHEGVFALYRGLTASYLGSAESTLQWVLYEQMKSVIHRRSERLQNEGRKPSEMMDWFARSGSAGVAKFVASLITYPHEVVRTRLRQAPSQDGRPKYTGLIQCFKLVIKEEGLASMYGGLTPHLMRTVPNSMIMFGTWELFTSILSKL; encoded by the coding sequence ATGAATAACAGCATCGAGCGATTagagaaggagatcgaggagaGTGTACCGTACTTTGCAAGCGACGAGACGTCGTCAGTCCGCAAGGAGGTTCCTGAGCTCTCTGCGCAGTCCTGCGAGGTCAAGCCGTGGGTCCATTTTGTTGCTGGAGGCTTAGGAGGCATGTGTGGTGCAGTATTCACCTCTCCCTTCGATGTTGTCAAGACCAGACTGCAATCCAGCGTTTATCGCGACGCTTACAAGAGTGGGCTGCGCAACGGTGGCATGTTGAGCGGCGCAGCGCTGCATTTCAAGGAAACACTAATGATTTTACGCAACGTCTACACGGTCGAAGGACCTAGAGCGCTATTCAAAGGACTGGGGCCGAATCTCGTGGGCGTGATACCCGCTCGGTCGATTAATTTCTTCACGTACGGCTACTCGAAAGACCTAATAAAGAACTCGGTTGCGTTCAAAGGCGAGGAGAGCTCGCTAGTGCATCTTCTTGCCGGCATCAGCGCCGGCTTTGTGACCAGCACGGCCACCAACCCGATCTGGCTCGTCAAGACCCGTCTACAGCTTGACCGCGCCACTACAAAGACGTACAAAAACTCGTTTGACTGTCTGGTGAAGATTGTCAAGCACGAGGGAGTCTTTGCTCTGTACAGAGGATTGACGGCGTCGTATTTGGGCTCTGCAGAAAGCACGCTCCAATGGGTGCTGTACGAGCAAATGAAGTCGGTTATTCATCGCCGGTCCGAAAGGTTGCAGAACGAGGGCAGGAAACCGAGTGAGATGATGGACTGGTTTGCACGGTCCGGGTCTGCTGGTGTGGCCAAATTTGTGGCCAGTCTGATCACGTATCCGCACGAGGTCGTCAGGACGCGGCTCAGACAGGCACCGTCGCAGGACGGCAGGCCAAAATACACCGGTCTGATCCAATGCTTTAAACTGGTCATTAAAGAAGAAGGTTTGGCGTCGATGTACGGTGGTCTGACGCCGCATTTGATGCGGACGGTGCCAAACAGCATGATTATGTTTGGCACCTGGGAGCTGTTTACCAGCATTTTGTCTAAACTTTAA
- a CDS encoding 60S ribosomal protein L21-B → MGKSHGLRSRTRYAFSRDFKQHGALPMSVYLKTYKVGDIVDIKVNGSIQQGMPYKYYHGKTGIVFNVTKSSVGVIVYKVVGNRYIEKRLNVRIEHVKHSKCRQEFLNRVKENAAKKAAAKASGEPVLLKRQPAPPRPSKVVAGVPTNLAPIAYETYI, encoded by the exons ATGGGTAAAAG TCATGGTTTGAGATCCAGAACTCGTTACGCATTCAGTCGTGACTTCAAGCAACACGGAGCGCTGCCTATGTCCGTGTACCTCAAGACCTACAAGGTCGGAGACATCGTCGACATCAAGGTCAACGGATCCATCCAGCAGGGTATGCCATACAAATACTACCACGGAAAGACTGGTATTGTCTTCAACGTGACCAAGAGCTCCGTTGGTGTGATTGTCTACAAGGTTGTTGGAAACAGATACATTGAGAAAAGATTGAACGTCAGAATCGAGCACGTCAAGCACTCCAAGTGCAGACAGGAGTTCTTGAACAGAGTCAAGGAGAACGCCGCTAAGAAGGCCGCTGCCAAGGCTTCTGGCGAGCCAGTGTTGCTCAAGAGACagccagctccaccaaGACCATCCAAGGTCGTTGCTGGTGTCCCAACCAACCTTGCTCCAATTGCCTACGAGACCTACATTTAG
- a CDS encoding Mediator of RNA polymerase II transcription subunit 8 has product MSLNFNDVPVQNLEQLRPRLTQLTHSLRKLEDSMAASATLPNWSNLQNQYNVILSQLTSFSRTMDLNKDVLKHTNVYPNTEFDTTQFEGLLTTLLRKKHLPEVAEWIENNMTDVSREDLAKDDQVAAEYLKLSEELLGEFSFDDNTPLEGSDKPETPGVDVYKYMFGGGAK; this is encoded by the coding sequence ATGTCTCTCAATTTTAACGACGTTCCCGTGCAAAATTTAGAGCAGCTGCGGCCGCGTCTCACACAGCTCACACATTCCCTTcgcaagctggaggacAGCATGGCGGCAAGCGCGACTCTGCCGAACTGGTCGAACCTCCAAAACCAGTACAACGTGATCCTGTCGCAGCTGACGTCCTTCAGCCGGACAATGGACCTCAACAAGgatgttctcaaacacACCAATGTCTATCCAAACACAGAATTTGACACAACACAATTCGAGGGCCTTCTGACCACGCTTCTGCGCAAAAAACACCTGCCCGAGGTGGCAGAGTGGATAGAGAACAACATGACCGACGTTTCGCGCGAAGACctggccaaggacgacCAGGTCGCTGCAGAGTACCTGAAACTGTcggaagagctgctggGCGAGTTCTCGTTCGACGACAACACGCCGCTCGAAGGATCCGACAAGCCAGAGACACCGGGGGTGGACGTATACAAGTACATGTTTGGCGGCGGTGCCAAGTAG
- a CDS encoding Glutamate 5-kinase, with translation MTDQKKFTIVVKVGSSSIVDEVTHEPRIANVSMIVETLVALRRQGHRIVLVSSGAIAIGLHRMGVDKKPKRLSAVQALAALGQGKLQSLWDSMFSYRNQKTAQILLTRNDITDFSQFRNAENTLIELLDMGVVPIVNENDTVSTQEIKFGDNDTLSAITAGMCNADFLFLLTDVDCLYTENPRLNPNAKPVVLVKNMNSLEVNTKSSGSSIGTGGMETKLIAADLATNAGVTTVICNSQRPHDMIRIAHYICEMDAHIRESAEILSAESHEQFQITNAAEFSQLQHQKIPLHTRFIGQPRNAVKNKEFWLLHGLKPAGALIIDPGCYEAITRRNRAGLLPVGVIGVEGEFGQLECVDIRVGIKDSATGKWDRSKSTVSVGRGRCNYSSYEIDKIKGLHTHEIPSAIEYFDSEYVVHRHNLAFPLHKNSELELLMRQSSI, from the coding sequence ATGACTGATCAGAAGAAGTTCACTATTGTGGTGAAGGTGgggtcctcgtcgatcgtcgaCGAAGTGACCCACGAGCCACGGATTGCCAATGTGTCGATGATTGTGGAGACGCTGGTCGCCCTTAGACGACAGGGCCATCGTATCGTGCTGGTTTCTTCCGGGGCCATCGCTATAGGACTACATCGCATGGGCGTCGACAAGAAGCCAAAGCGTCTGTCTGCCGTGCAAGCGCTTGCCGCATTGGGACAGGGGAAGCTTCAATCCTTGTGGGACAGCATGTTCAGTTACCGCAATCAAAAGACTGCTCAGATCTTGCTCACCCGGAACGACATCACGGATTTTTCCCAATTTAGAAACGCTGAGAATACCTtgatcgagctgctggacatggGCGTTGTCCCCATTGTCAACGAGAATGATACAGTTTCTACGCAGGAGATCAAATTCGGTGATAACGATACGCTTTCTGCCATCACTGCTGGAATGTGCAACGCGGACTTCCTTTTCCTGCTCACCGACGTCGACTGTCTCTACACAGAAAATCCGCGTCTGAACCCGAACGCAAAACCGGTCGTTTTGGTGAAGAACATGAACAGCCTGGAAGTGAATACTAAATCGTCGGGATCGAGCATTGGCACTGGAGGAATGGAAACCAAGCTGATTGCCGCTGATTTGGCCACCAACGCCGGTGTCACCACTGTTATTTGCAATTCGCAGCGGCCACATGACATGATCCGGATCGCCCACTATATCTGTGAAATGGACGCTCACATCAGAGAGTCTGCGGAGATCCTTTCTGCAGAGTCGCACGAGCAGTTCCAGATCACGAATGCTGCCGAGTTTTCCCAGTTGCAACACCAGAAAATTCCGCTGCACACGCGATTCATTGGCCAACCAAGAAATGCCGTCAAAAACAAGGAGTTCTGGCTATTGCACGGTCTCAAGCCCGCCGGTGCTCTGATCATTGATCCCGGCTGCTACGAGGCTATAACTCGTCGAAACCGGGCCGGACTGCTACCTGTGGGGGTCATTGGTGTTGAAGGGGAGTTTGGACAGCTTGAATGTGTGGATATCAGAGTAGGAATCAAAGACAGCGCGACCGGCAAGTGGGACAGGTCCAAGAGCACCGTTAGCGTGGGACGCGGACGTTGCAACTACTCGTCGTACGAAAttgacaaaatcaaggGCCTGCATACGCACGAGATCCCGTCGGCCATTGAGTACTTTGATTCTGAATACGTGGTCCACCGCCACAACCTGGCCTTCCCGCTCCACAAGAACTCGGAACTTGAGCTGCTTATGCGACAGTCGAGCATTTAG